In Sulfuritortus calidifontis, the sequence TTGAGACTTCACTTTAAGTTCGAGGGGCAGGATCTTGCCGATTATTGAAGAGTAGAGCCATCGAGAACAGAAATAAAAAAGGCCAGCAGATGCGCTGGCCTTTTTCGATTTTTGGCTCCCCGACCTGGGCTCGAACCAGGGACCTGCGGATTAACAGGCGTAGCTATTTCTAACTGTACTTTGTAAATCAATGCCTTGCATCACCCGTGCTCGGCATACGTAGCCACGTGAAGCCCGGAAATCCGTCCGGGTGGTTTCTCAGTGGTTACGTTTTGGTTACGGTGAACAGTATGAAAATCAAGATTGACGAGGAACGCGTTGAACAGATGCAGACGCTTACCACGATTCCGATGCTACCTGAGCACGTTGAGTATTTCGCCGATTTTCTTATGGAGGTCGGATTTGCCACGGTGAACGAGGCAATGCGCCGGCATCCCGGTTTGACCTTCGGTGATTTGGTGATGATCCGCTTTCGCATCAATCACCACTGAGCGTTATCCACATATCCATAGCCCGAAGCCCTGGGCGCGCGTGGCGGACGCCACGCACCAGCGCGCCCAGGGGCGCGAAGCGCGGCTGTGGGTATGTGGGTAACGCGGCCAGGACTTGACAGATGCATTTTTAATGCCATAGGCTTAAAGCGTCTGTCACAAGACGGTATTGAGACGACCCAAATAACGGGACCCGAAAAAACGGGAGCGACCGTAGCCCAGGGATGCATTAGCCTATTAGAAGCAGCGCAAGGGGGAATGCAGCAGCGGCAAATAGACAGAGGCTTGCGCCCCTGTCTTGTGACTTCATCAATGCTATTCGATGAGGTCGCCATGCCTGCCACACATCCACCTGGCATTCCGCCAGGACAGAACTTCCCCATTAGTGAACATTCGGGCACGGCCCCTGAGCCTGTGCATACTGGCGAGCGCGCAGGCGCCGGCGGTATGCGCGGGCGAAGGGCCTCCCCCCGTATAGTAACTACGGGGGGAAACTCTTTCCCCTCGGAAAATCCCTCCGGGGCCTTGCCCCGGTTGGCTCACGTCGATTGGTTGGCCTTCACCATCGCCCCGCCCGAGGTCGATCCCATCCGCTGGCTACTTCCCCATCTTGCGGCCCTGTTCGGTGTTTCCTCCCTCACATCGCGTGGCAAGGGGGCCTTCGGTTACTCGCAGTCCTACGACCTGGGCGGCCACGGCATCCTTGCAGTAGGGGGGAAAGGTCAGAAGGGGACGGCCTACGTTTCCCTGACCGGTGCCGGCTGCGCCCACGTCAAGGACTGGCAGGCGGTCCAGGATTGGCTGGAAGCCAACGGCGCACGGCTCAAACGTGTAGATGTCGCCCATGATGACCATGACGGCGAAACCCTCAGCATCGAGCGTGCGGTGGAGTGGTACAACGCGGACGGATTCAGCACCGGAGGCCGCCGCCCTGGGCACCAGGTCAAGGGCGATTGGCTCACCGCGGGTAGCCCCAAGGGCCGAACCCTCTACATCGGCAACCGCGCCAACGGCAAAATGGCCCGCATCTACGAGAAGGGGAAGCAGCTAGGCGACCCGGAAAGCCCCTGGGTCCGGGCCGAAGTTGAGTTCAAGGATCAAAGTCGAGTGCTGCCCTATGACATGCTCACGCGGCCCGGCGTCTATCTGGCCGGGGCTTATGCCTGCTTCGGCTTCCTCTCGATCATCCAGGAGAAGGTCCGCACTATCGCCAAGGCCGCCAAGATCGCACTAGGTGCCCTGGTCCACTATGCCAAGCAAGCCTATGGTCCCCTGGTGAACGTCCTTATGGCGAAGCATGGCAAGAACGCCGCCGCTGTGGTCGCTGAGCTGATCCGCCCCGGTGTGCCGCGCCGGCTCGCTGATTACCCGCCAGGATTGGCAGGGGCCGCGACGTGAAAACCCTCGACCTGCATGCCGCTGCCGACTTGCTCCATATCCACCCCGTAACCCTGCGGGAAAAGGCCCGCTGCGGTGAAATTCCAGGGGCCAAGATCGGCAAGAGCTGGGTATTCGTGGACGTTGATCTGATCGATTACATCCGCGCACAATACCCGGCGCGGGTGATGCAGGGTGACCGACAGGAGAAATCCGAATGTCACTCTACAAGCGTAAGGACTCTTCCGTCTGGTGGATCAAGCTCCGCCACGCTGGAAAGGTCATACAAAGAAGTACTGGGACTGACGACAAGCTGAAGGCCCAGGAGTACCACGACCGGTTAAAAGCCTCGTTGTGGGAGCAAGTGCGGCTCGGGGCAAAACCCCGGCGCACTTGGCAGGAAGCGGTAGTGCGCTGGCTGTCGGAAACCGCCGACAAGCGCACCCATCGCGAAGATGTGCGGAAGCTGAAATGGCTCCATCCCTTCCTCGGGGCGCTGCACCTGGACGAAATCACGCTCGACGTGATCGACCAAATTAAGGCGGCTCGGCTCAAGGAGGGCTCAAAGTCTACGGCGAACCGCTACTTGGCCCTGGTGCGGTCCATCCTCATTCGCTCACGCGACGAATGGGAATGGCTGGACAAGGTGCCCAAGGTGAAGCTCTTTAAAGAACCGGAAGGACGCGAACGTGCCCTCACGCCTGAGCAGGCTAGGCGGCTCTTGGAAGTCTTGCCCGCCCATCAGCGGGATGTGGTGACCTTCGCACTCCTGACGGGATTGAGACAGTCGAACGTGTTGGGTCTGCAATGGTCGCAGGTCGATCTGGAACGGCGATTCGCCTGGATCGAGGGATGGCAGTCGAAAAACCGCCGTCCGATCCCGGTGCCTCTCAGCGAGGAGGCCGTAATGGTCTTGCTCCGCCAGGTCGGCAAGCATCCTGAGAAGGTGTTCACCTTCAATGGCAAGCCGATCAAACAGGCCAACACGAAAGCATGGCAGGAAGCGCGCAAGCGGGCAGGCATCGAGGATTTCCGCTGGCACGATCTGCGCCATACCTGGGCGACGTGGCACCGGCAGGCGGGAACGCCTACGCATGAGCTGCAGCGCCTGGGAGGCTGGAGAACGGCTTCGATGGTCGAGCGATATGCGCACCACGCGCCCGACCAGCTAGCCGCCGCCCCGGCCCGTCTCAATGCGGTAATTGGTGGTTACGATTTGGCTACGGTAGGCCAGAAATGAAAAAGCCCCGCATTGCTGCGAGGCTTAGTGCATCTGGCTCCCCGACCTGGGCTCGAACCAGGGACCTGCGGATTAACAGTCCGTCGCTCTACCGACTGAGCTATCGGGGAATTGAGAGGCGCGTATGATAGGCTGTTGGCCGTTTTCGGTCAACAGATGTGATGCACGAATGCAGCTTGCGAAGCGTTGGAAGATCGCCCTGATCAGTCTATCGGTAGTGCTGGGCGGTCTGTTGGTTCTACCTTTTCTCATCCCGACAGAGAGCTATCGCATCCGCCTGCAGGAAGCGGCTTCCGAGAAGTTGGGCGAGCCGGTCGATATCGGCCGGCTGAGTTTCACCTTGTTGCCCTGGCCTGCCGCCACCTTGGCCGATCTCAGTATCGGCGCAGAGCAAGCCGTGAAGCTGGGGGCGGTGACGGTGACGCCGGACCTGTTTTCCCTATTCGACGAGGTCAAGGTGATCCAATCTGTCGCCGTGCGGGAGGTTGCGGTGAACCCGGCCTTGCTTGGCCGCATTGCCGAATGGGCCAAGCCTCGGCCCGGACCGCAGACGGTACTGGTCCGCCGCGTCGAGCTGCGCGGCATGAATCTGGATTTGGGCGCCCTGAAATGGGGGCCTTTGCAAGCCGAGGTCCGCATGAACATGGCTGGCCTGCAATCGGTCCAGGCTGGGCCGGAGGATGGCAGCATGACATTGACTCTATTGCCCGAACCTGAAGAGCGCTACCGGGTGGTGCTCGAAGGCCGCCAGTTCAAACTGCCGATCAAGCCCGCACTGCTGTTCGACAGCCTGCAGGGCCAGGGCAGGCTGACCAAACAGGGGCTCGATCTGCTGCAATTGAATGCCCGCCTCTATGGCGGCGATTTACAGGCCCCGATCCGCCTGGATTGGCGGGATGGCTGGCAGGTGGATGGCACAATCAAGACGACAGGCGTGGAGGTGAGCCAGATCGTGCACATGCTGAGTCCGTCCAGTGCCTTCAGCGGTCGGCTTTATGCGGATGGCCGTTACCGGATGGCGGCACCTTCGCCGGGTGAACTGGCCGACAGGCTGCAAGCCAAGGTGAATTTCGAGGTCAAGGACGGCGTGCTCGACAAGGTCAACCTTGCCCAGGCGGCCAAGCTGCTGACCCGTCAGGGCAGCCGTGGCGGCCAGACCCGGTTCGATCGGTTGAGCGGTGTGGCCGAGGTCGAGGGCAGGCAATATCGTCTGCGCGAGATCGAGATCAGTTCCGGTATCTTGAATGCCAAAGGCGATGTCGCCATCAGCCCGGCCAAGGAGCTGTCCGGGCAGGTGACGGTGGAATTGAAAGCGACGGCCACCCTGGTGGCGGTGCCCTTGAACGTGAGCGGCACGGTGCATGACCCCCTCCTGTTGCCGAGCGGCATGGCGGTGGCGGGGGCGGCGGTGGGCACCGGTCTGCTGGGGCCGGGCCTGGGTACGGCGATTGGTTCCAAGGCCGGCCAGGCCCTGGAAAAGCTCTTCAAATAGATTTAGGCGAGGGCCTTGGCGATGCGCTCCAAGGCTTTTTCCAAGTTCTGCATGGAAGTGGCGAAGGACAGCCGGATATAGCCCTCGGCGCCGAAGGCCGATCCGGGCACCACGGCCACGCCGTGGTCGAGCAGGTACTGGCTCAGGGCCATGTCGGTCCTGGCGGTGAGCTTGCCGGCGGCGAACAGGGCGTCGATGGCATCGCGCACGTCCGGGAAGGCATAGAAGGCGCCGCCGCTTTCCACGCACTTCACGCCGGCGATGGCGTTCAAAGTATCCACCACGAAACGATGGCGCTCCTTGAACGCGGCCAGCATGGGCTGGATGCAGGCCTGGTCGCCGTTGAGGGCGGCCTCGGCCGCCACCTGCGAGATCGAGGTGGGGTTGGAGGTGCTCTGCGACTGGATGTTCTCCATGGCCGCGATCAGGTCGGCCGGACCGGCGCTATAGCCGATGCGCCAGCCGGTCATGGCATAGGCCTTGGACACGCCGTTGAGCACCACGGTGCGTTCGTACAGGTCCGGACAGGCGTTGAGGATGTTGACGAAGGGGGTGTCGACCAGGCGGATGTGCTCGTACATGTCGTCGGTGGCGATCAGCACCTTGGGGTGCTTGCGCAGCACCTCGCCCAGGGCCTTGAGTTCGTCCAGGCTGTAGAGGGCACCGGTCGGGTTGGACGGGCTGTTGATCACCAGCATTTTGGTGTGGCTGGTGATGGCCCTTTGCAGCTGAGACGGCGTGAGCTTGAAGCCCTGCTCGATGCCGGCCTCGACGATCACCGGCTTGCCGTCGGCCAGCACCACGATGTCGGGATAGGACACCCAGTAGGGCGCCGGGATGATCACCTCGTCACCCGGGTTGATGTAGGCCTGGACCAGGTTGTAGAAGCTCTGTTTGCCGCCGCAGGAGACCAGGATCTGCTTCGGCAGGTAGTCGAGGCCGTTTTCCCGCTTGAACTTGGCGACGATGGCCTGCTTGAGCGAGGGGGTGCCGCCGACCGCCGTGTATTTGGTGAAGCCCTGGTGGATCGCCGCGATGGCGGCTTCCTTGATGTGCTGCGGGGTGTCGAAATCGGGCTCACCCACGCCCAGGCCGATGATGTCGCGGCCATCGGCCTTGAGCTTGGCCGCCAGGGCCGACACGGCCAGGGTGGGGGAGGGCTTGATGTTCTTGACGCGGTGGGAGAGTTCCAAGATAGGGCCTTTGCAAATCGTCGCGCGTGAAGGGGGGCCGACCTGATAACATTGATCGGTTTTCGCGCGCGAAATTCTACCCGTGATCGTCACCTTCCCCAATAGCCCCTTCGAGCTGCACCAGCCGTTCGAGCCCTCGGGCGACCAGCCGACCGCCATCGCCCAGCTGGTGGCTGGCATCGAGCAGGGCATGCGCTGCCAGACCCTGCTCGGGGTGACCGGCTCGGGCAAGACCTACACCATGGCCAACGTGATTGCCCGGACCGGCCGGCCGGCCTTCGTCATGGCCCCGAACAAGACCCTGGCGGCCCAGCTTTATGCGGAATTCCGCGAGTTTTTCCCGAACAATGCGGTCGAGTACTTCGTGTCCTACTACGACTACTACCAGCCCGAGGCCTATGTCCCGGCGCGCGACCTGTTCATCGAGAAGGACTCCAGCATCAACGAGCACATCGAGCAGATGCGGCTGTCGGCGACCAAGGCCCTGCTGGAGCGGCCGGACTGCGTGATCGTG encodes:
- a CDS encoding replication initiation factor domain-containing protein, whose amino-acid sequence is MAFTIAPPEVDPIRWLLPHLAALFGVSSLTSRGKGAFGYSQSYDLGGHGILAVGGKGQKGTAYVSLTGAGCAHVKDWQAVQDWLEANGARLKRVDVAHDDHDGETLSIERAVEWYNADGFSTGGRRPGHQVKGDWLTAGSPKGRTLYIGNRANGKMARIYEKGKQLGDPESPWVRAEVEFKDQSRVLPYDMLTRPGVYLAGAYACFGFLSIIQEKVRTIAKAAKIALGALVHYAKQAYGPLVNVLMAKHGKNAAAVVAELIRPGVPRRLADYPPGLAGAAT
- a CDS encoding helix-turn-helix domain-containing protein, yielding MKTLDLHAAADLLHIHPVTLREKARCGEIPGAKIGKSWVFVDVDLIDYIRAQYPARVMQGDRQEKSECHSTSVRTLPSGGSSSATLERSYKEVLGLTTS
- a CDS encoding tyrosine-type recombinase/integrase; the encoded protein is MRWLSETADKRTHREDVRKLKWLHPFLGALHLDEITLDVIDQIKAARLKEGSKSTANRYLALVRSILIRSRDEWEWLDKVPKVKLFKEPEGRERALTPEQARRLLEVLPAHQRDVVTFALLTGLRQSNVLGLQWSQVDLERRFAWIEGWQSKNRRPIPVPLSEEAVMVLLRQVGKHPEKVFTFNGKPIKQANTKAWQEARKRAGIEDFRWHDLRHTWATWHRQAGTPTHELQRLGGWRTASMVERYAHHAPDQLAAAPARLNAVIGGYDLATVGQK
- a CDS encoding AsmA-like C-terminal region-containing protein, with the protein product MQLAKRWKIALISLSVVLGGLLVLPFLIPTESYRIRLQEAASEKLGEPVDIGRLSFTLLPWPAATLADLSIGAEQAVKLGAVTVTPDLFSLFDEVKVIQSVAVREVAVNPALLGRIAEWAKPRPGPQTVLVRRVELRGMNLDLGALKWGPLQAEVRMNMAGLQSVQAGPEDGSMTLTLLPEPEERYRVVLEGRQFKLPIKPALLFDSLQGQGRLTKQGLDLLQLNARLYGGDLQAPIRLDWRDGWQVDGTIKTTGVEVSQIVHMLSPSSAFSGRLYADGRYRMAAPSPGELADRLQAKVNFEVKDGVLDKVNLAQAAKLLTRQGSRGGQTRFDRLSGVAEVEGRQYRLREIEISSGILNAKGDVAISPAKELSGQVTVELKATATLVAVPLNVSGTVHDPLLLPSGMAVAGAAVGTGLLGPGLGTAIGSKAGQALEKLFK
- a CDS encoding pyridoxal phosphate-dependent aminotransferase, which gives rise to MELSHRVKNIKPSPTLAVSALAAKLKADGRDIIGLGVGEPDFDTPQHIKEAAIAAIHQGFTKYTAVGGTPSLKQAIVAKFKRENGLDYLPKQILVSCGGKQSFYNLVQAYINPGDEVIIPAPYWVSYPDIVVLADGKPVIVEAGIEQGFKLTPSQLQRAITSHTKMLVINSPSNPTGALYSLDELKALGEVLRKHPKVLIATDDMYEHIRLVDTPFVNILNACPDLYERTVVLNGVSKAYAMTGWRIGYSAGPADLIAAMENIQSQSTSNPTSISQVAAEAALNGDQACIQPMLAAFKERHRFVVDTLNAIAGVKCVESGGAFYAFPDVRDAIDALFAAGKLTARTDMALSQYLLDHGVAVVPGSAFGAEGYIRLSFATSMQNLEKALERIAKALA